A window from Variovorax sp. PBL-E5 encodes these proteins:
- the rplK gene encoding 50S ribosomal protein L11 gives MAKKIVGFIKLQVPAGKANPSPPIGPALGQRGLNIMEFCKAFNAQTQGVEPGLPLPVVITAFADKSFTFIIKTPPAITLIKKAIKLEKGSARPHTDKVGKITRAQLEEIAKAKMKDLTAADLDAAVRTIAGSARSMGVNVEGV, from the coding sequence ATGGCGAAAAAAATCGTCGGCTTCATCAAGCTGCAAGTACCAGCTGGTAAAGCCAATCCGTCGCCGCCGATCGGTCCCGCACTGGGCCAGCGCGGTTTGAACATCATGGAATTCTGCAAGGCGTTCAACGCGCAGACCCAAGGCGTCGAGCCGGGCCTGCCGCTGCCGGTGGTCATCACCGCGTTCGCCGACAAGAGCTTCACCTTCATCATCAAGACGCCGCCGGCGATCACCTTGATCAAGAAGGCGATCAAGCTCGAGAAGGGCTCCGCCCGTCCGCACACCGACAAGGTCGGCAAGATCACGCGCGCACAGCTCGAAGAAATCGCCAAGGCCAAGATGAAGGACCTGACCGCTGCCGACCTGGACGCCGCGGTTCGCACCATCGCCGGCTCTGCCCGTTCGATGGGCGTGAATGTGGAGGGCGTGTAA
- the nusG gene encoding transcription termination/antitermination protein NusG: MTDEAVEAAQDIHPLLVPASNPDLRWYVVHAYSGMEKAVERNILERINRAGMQAKFGRILVPTEEVVEIKNGQKRTTERRFFPGYVLVEMIMDDESWHLVKHTNKVTGFVGGAKNRPAPISQKEVEDIVGQMQQGTAKPRHKVEFIVGEFVRVKEGPFTDFNGTVEEVNYEKSKVRVSVMIFGRATPVELEFSQVEKT, from the coding sequence ATGACTGACGAAGCCGTCGAAGCCGCGCAGGACATCCATCCTCTGCTGGTCCCCGCGTCCAATCCGGATCTGCGCTGGTACGTGGTGCACGCGTATTCCGGCATGGAGAAGGCCGTCGAGCGCAACATCCTCGAGCGCATCAATCGCGCCGGCATGCAAGCCAAGTTCGGCCGCATCCTGGTGCCGACCGAAGAAGTGGTCGAGATCAAGAACGGCCAGAAGCGCACGACCGAGCGGCGTTTCTTCCCGGGCTACGTGCTGGTCGAGATGATCATGGACGACGAGAGCTGGCATCTGGTGAAGCACACCAACAAGGTGACCGGCTTCGTCGGCGGCGCCAAGAACCGGCCGGCCCCGATCTCGCAGAAAGAGGTCGAGGACATCGTCGGCCAGATGCAGCAGGGCACCGCGAAGCCGCGCCACAAGGTCGAGTTCATCGTCGGCGAATTCGTGCGCGTCAAGGAAGGCCCGTTCACCGACTTCAACGGCACGGTCGAGGAAGTCAACTATGAGAAGAGCAAGGTGCGCGTGTCGGTCATGATTTTCGGCCGCGCGACGCCTGTCGAACTCGAATTCAGTCAGGTCGAGAAGACCTGA